In a genomic window of Methanobacterium sp.:
- a CDS encoding class E sortase has protein sequence MNKYILVTIFLAVIILAITLSFGSAKIETKHYENDEISFDYPANWEQTLGGESQLVAFNDPKTGMNVTVSRQAKPSGYKNPENFVPELIKQNKSEYEFVSSNNASLKENEGFENTYKINKNNTTTEYKELWVNTNGALYSIIFEYPHEEFNLWSLFKGSESTAAFDAVKNSLNITSRELEENPISGSIYIPSQGIRWDVRNDTINIANGVYRYPESFYPGESGTVGIMGHHTQFSAPFANINLLKVGDEVIIDDYLTQKRYVYEVYHNGDINWDYKVHPVQFPEGKSELTLVTCWPPGFMLAAWIVHCKLVSIEPLN, from the coding sequence TTGAATAAATATATTCTTGTTACTATTTTTTTAGCGGTTATCATTCTAGCCATCACCCTGTCTTTTGGCAGTGCCAAAATTGAAACTAAGCATTATGAAAATGATGAGATTTCATTCGACTATCCTGCCAACTGGGAGCAAACTCTAGGAGGAGAATCCCAGCTGGTTGCATTTAATGATCCTAAAACAGGAATGAACGTCACTGTCAGCAGACAAGCCAAACCTTCCGGATATAAAAATCCAGAAAATTTCGTGCCTGAACTCATCAAACAAAACAAGAGCGAATATGAGTTTGTTTCCTCGAATAATGCCAGTTTAAAAGAAAATGAGGGTTTTGAGAATACATATAAGATTAATAAAAACAATACCACAACCGAATATAAAGAGTTATGGGTTAACACCAACGGAGCCCTCTACAGTATAATATTCGAGTACCCTCATGAAGAATTTAATTTATGGTCCCTATTTAAAGGTTCAGAAAGTACTGCAGCCTTCGATGCTGTTAAGAATAGTTTAAACATAACTTCCAGAGAACTTGAAGAAAACCCGATATCTGGATCAATTTACATCCCCTCACAGGGAATAAGATGGGATGTGCGAAATGACACAATCAACATCGCCAATGGAGTGTACCGGTATCCTGAAAGTTTTTATCCCGGTGAAAGTGGAACTGTTGGGATTATGGGCCACCATACACAATTTTCAGCCCCATTTGCAAATATAAACTTGCTTAAAGTGGGAGATGAAGTTATCATAGATGATTATCTGACTCAAAAAAGATATGTATATGAAGTATATCACAATGGAGATATAAACTGGGATTATAAAGTTCATCCAGTTCAGTTCCCTGAGGGAAAATCGGAATTAACTCTGGTAACTTGCTGGCCGCCAGGTTTTATGTTAGCTGCCTGGATTGTGCACTGTAAACTAGTTTCAATTGAACCATTAAATTAA